A genomic segment from Triplophysa dalaica isolate WHDGS20190420 chromosome 22, ASM1584641v1, whole genome shotgun sequence encodes:
- the grk5 gene encoding G protein-coupled receptor kinase 5 isoform X1 — protein sequence MEIESMVANCALIKAREVGNNGNRKGRSRKWRYILRFPHINECRELENSIERDYYSLCVKQPIGKQLFRLFCATQTDLQHCIELLDAMEEYEVTPDEKRKNFGNRLITKYPSSQSVHSVQDILESHFKMCKYNLECNASEDIFSDSQRTLHEYLSGDPFTEYQKSMYFDRFLQWKIIEGRPATRDTFREYRILGKGGFGEVCACQVRASGKMYACKKLEKKRVKKQKGEGMAINEKQILERVNSRFVVSLAYAYETKEALCLVLTLMNGGDLRFHIYNMGRQGLLKDRIRFYAAEILCGLDHLHQKSIIYRDLKPENILLDDDGHIRISDLGLAVILKEDKLAKGRVGTLGYMAPEVINNKYYGVSVDWWGLGCLIYEMTAGNPPFRKHKEGVSREETERRVLEVTEIYGNKFDEETQSICKSLLTKSPKERLGCGSKNGSDAIKAHPFFKSINFTRLEAGRVKPPFIPDPRAVYCADVLDIDQFSTVKGVILNETDNGFYAKFNTGAVAVPWQNEMIETECFKDLNVFGPEGTRSPDLERNAMIPLNGSEPQTCNQISTDYRRPRLLHRIFGRRHRARSAEPICPSTTSQGSDSA from the exons ATGGAGATTGAATCAATGGTAGCAAACTGTGCTCTCATAAAAGCACGAGAAG TAGGTAATAATGGAAATCGTAAAGGAAGAAGTCGAAAATGGAGATACATTCTACGTTTCCCGCACATAAACGAGTGCAGAGAGTTGGAGAACAGCATCG AGCGAGACTATTACAGTCTGTGCGTGAAGCAGCCCATTGGGAAACAACTGTTTCGACTCTTCTGTGCGACGCAGACCGATTTACAGCATTGCATTGAACTCCTGGATGCAATG GAGGAATATGAAGTCACGCCGGACGAGAAGCGAAAAAACTTTGGCAATAGACTGATCACAAAATATCCCTCCTCACAG TCTGTTCACAGTGTACAGGACATTTTGGAAAGTCATTTCAAGATGTGCAAATACAACCTGGAGTGCAATGCGTCTGAAGATATCTTCAGTGACAGCCAAAG aaCCCTGCACGAGTATCTGAGTGGAGATCCATTCACAGAATATCAGAAAAGCATGTACTTCGACCGCTTCCTGCAGTGGAAGATAATCGAGGG ACGGCCGGCCACCAGAGACACATTTCGAGAATACCGTATTTTGGGCAAGGGAGGGTTCGGAGAG GTGTGTGCGTGTCAGGTGCGAGCTTCTGGAAAGATGTACGCCTGTAAGAAACTGGAGAAGAAGCGGGTGAAGAAACAGAAGGGGGAAGGCATGGCCATCAATGAGAAACAGATTCTCGAGAGGGTCAACAGCAGATTTGTG GTGAGTTTAGCATACGCGTATGAGACTAAAGAAGCTCTGTGTCTGGTGCTGACGCTCATGAACGGAGGAGATCTGAGGTTTCACATCTATAACATGGGCAGACAGGGGCTGTTGAAAGACCGAATCAGATTCTACGCCGCTGAGATCCTGTGCGGTTTAGATCACCTTCATCAGAAGTCCATTATATACAG AGATTTAAAGCCAGAGAACATTCTGCTGGATGACGACG GTCACATCCGGATATCTGATTTGGGTCTGGCTGTAATCTTAAAAGAGGACAAACTGGCAAAGGGCAGAGTGGGCACGCTGGGTTATATGG CTCCAGAAGTCATCAACAACAAATATTACGGTGTAAGTGTGGACTGGTGGGGTCTGGGGTGTCTAATCTACGAGATGACTGCCGGAAATCCTCCGTTCCGCAAACACAAGGAAGGGGTGTCGAGAGAAGAGACTGAGAGGAGAGTTCTGGAGGTGACAGAGATCTACGGGAACAAGTTTGATGAGGAGACTCAATCGATTTGCAAAAGT CTCCTGACAAAAAGCCCAAAGGAGAGACTGGGCTGTGGGTCTAAGAATGGAAGCGACGCCATCAAAGCTCATCCATTCTTCAAAAGCATCAACTTCACCAGACTGGAAGCTGGACGAGTAAAACCACCCTTTATTCCTGAT CCAAGAGCGGTTTACTGTGCAGACGTCTTAGATATCGATCAGTTCTCTACTGTCAAAGGTGTCATTCTCAACGAGACAGATAATGGTTTCTATGCCAAGTTTAACACGGGAGCCGTGGCCGTGCCCTGGCAGAATGAG ATGATCGAAACAGAGTGTTTTAAGGACTTGAATGTGTTTGGTCCAGAAGGAACGAGATCACCCGATCTGGAACGCAACGCTATGATCCCGTTGAATGGTTCTGAGCCGCAGACGTGTAACCAGATCTCAACGGATTACCGGCGGCCCCGACTCCTGCACAGAATCTTCGGCAGACGT CACAGGGCGCGGTCCGCTGAACCCATATGTCCCTCCACAACCAGTCAGGGTTCAGATTCAGCATGA
- the grk5 gene encoding G protein-coupled receptor kinase 5 isoform X2, protein MEIESMVANCALIKAREGNNGNRKGRSRKWRYILRFPHINECRELENSIERDYYSLCVKQPIGKQLFRLFCATQTDLQHCIELLDAMEEYEVTPDEKRKNFGNRLITKYPSSQSVHSVQDILESHFKMCKYNLECNASEDIFSDSQRTLHEYLSGDPFTEYQKSMYFDRFLQWKIIEGRPATRDTFREYRILGKGGFGEVCACQVRASGKMYACKKLEKKRVKKQKGEGMAINEKQILERVNSRFVVSLAYAYETKEALCLVLTLMNGGDLRFHIYNMGRQGLLKDRIRFYAAEILCGLDHLHQKSIIYRDLKPENILLDDDGHIRISDLGLAVILKEDKLAKGRVGTLGYMAPEVINNKYYGVSVDWWGLGCLIYEMTAGNPPFRKHKEGVSREETERRVLEVTEIYGNKFDEETQSICKSLLTKSPKERLGCGSKNGSDAIKAHPFFKSINFTRLEAGRVKPPFIPDPRAVYCADVLDIDQFSTVKGVILNETDNGFYAKFNTGAVAVPWQNEMIETECFKDLNVFGPEGTRSPDLERNAMIPLNGSEPQTCNQISTDYRRPRLLHRIFGRRHRARSAEPICPSTTSQGSDSA, encoded by the exons ATGGAGATTGAATCAATGGTAGCAAACTGTGCTCTCATAAAAGCACGAGAAG GTAATAATGGAAATCGTAAAGGAAGAAGTCGAAAATGGAGATACATTCTACGTTTCCCGCACATAAACGAGTGCAGAGAGTTGGAGAACAGCATCG AGCGAGACTATTACAGTCTGTGCGTGAAGCAGCCCATTGGGAAACAACTGTTTCGACTCTTCTGTGCGACGCAGACCGATTTACAGCATTGCATTGAACTCCTGGATGCAATG GAGGAATATGAAGTCACGCCGGACGAGAAGCGAAAAAACTTTGGCAATAGACTGATCACAAAATATCCCTCCTCACAG TCTGTTCACAGTGTACAGGACATTTTGGAAAGTCATTTCAAGATGTGCAAATACAACCTGGAGTGCAATGCGTCTGAAGATATCTTCAGTGACAGCCAAAG aaCCCTGCACGAGTATCTGAGTGGAGATCCATTCACAGAATATCAGAAAAGCATGTACTTCGACCGCTTCCTGCAGTGGAAGATAATCGAGGG ACGGCCGGCCACCAGAGACACATTTCGAGAATACCGTATTTTGGGCAAGGGAGGGTTCGGAGAG GTGTGTGCGTGTCAGGTGCGAGCTTCTGGAAAGATGTACGCCTGTAAGAAACTGGAGAAGAAGCGGGTGAAGAAACAGAAGGGGGAAGGCATGGCCATCAATGAGAAACAGATTCTCGAGAGGGTCAACAGCAGATTTGTG GTGAGTTTAGCATACGCGTATGAGACTAAAGAAGCTCTGTGTCTGGTGCTGACGCTCATGAACGGAGGAGATCTGAGGTTTCACATCTATAACATGGGCAGACAGGGGCTGTTGAAAGACCGAATCAGATTCTACGCCGCTGAGATCCTGTGCGGTTTAGATCACCTTCATCAGAAGTCCATTATATACAG AGATTTAAAGCCAGAGAACATTCTGCTGGATGACGACG GTCACATCCGGATATCTGATTTGGGTCTGGCTGTAATCTTAAAAGAGGACAAACTGGCAAAGGGCAGAGTGGGCACGCTGGGTTATATGG CTCCAGAAGTCATCAACAACAAATATTACGGTGTAAGTGTGGACTGGTGGGGTCTGGGGTGTCTAATCTACGAGATGACTGCCGGAAATCCTCCGTTCCGCAAACACAAGGAAGGGGTGTCGAGAGAAGAGACTGAGAGGAGAGTTCTGGAGGTGACAGAGATCTACGGGAACAAGTTTGATGAGGAGACTCAATCGATTTGCAAAAGT CTCCTGACAAAAAGCCCAAAGGAGAGACTGGGCTGTGGGTCTAAGAATGGAAGCGACGCCATCAAAGCTCATCCATTCTTCAAAAGCATCAACTTCACCAGACTGGAAGCTGGACGAGTAAAACCACCCTTTATTCCTGAT CCAAGAGCGGTTTACTGTGCAGACGTCTTAGATATCGATCAGTTCTCTACTGTCAAAGGTGTCATTCTCAACGAGACAGATAATGGTTTCTATGCCAAGTTTAACACGGGAGCCGTGGCCGTGCCCTGGCAGAATGAG ATGATCGAAACAGAGTGTTTTAAGGACTTGAATGTGTTTGGTCCAGAAGGAACGAGATCACCCGATCTGGAACGCAACGCTATGATCCCGTTGAATGGTTCTGAGCCGCAGACGTGTAACCAGATCTCAACGGATTACCGGCGGCCCCGACTCCTGCACAGAATCTTCGGCAGACGT CACAGGGCGCGGTCCGCTGAACCCATATGTCCCTCCACAACCAGTCAGGGTTCAGATTCAGCATGA
- the mier3a gene encoding mesoderm induction early response protein 3a: MAEASLGSTSPVGSLSSEDHDFDPTAEMLVHDYDDEQTLEEEEMRESDGSSEIADLEKEGNMPLEELLALYRYEAMDNALGGSSADSSSVELTDDLPDMTLDKEEIAKDLLSGDDEETQSSADDLTPSVTSHETNDFFPRTLRSNAVYDGDKESEGEDEGLNPEDSRKEIMVGSNYQAEIPALSCYNDEDKVYEEEDQLLWRPDKLSESKMKSFLRDAAVGVDGKMQANADCFLVKDNEQALYELMKCNYNVQEALEHHRSNEKSTKGEMLPWSEEECRNFEHALLLYEKNFHLIQKHKVNTRTVAECVAFYYMWKKSERFDFFVQQNRFGKKKFSSYPGITDLMDRLVDEAEGLVDGSASICSSSSGRTEPPTEQQLNILNSITASDLSALTSTVASVCNPADVSCHDSYNFPPLDGLHRGSLSHDEPLNYSSNGDGDCLNLLETGFYHSDLGQLNVCGDDCERPPAKRLKMGLSEPFINDVSVGSRNMDFESRRHHITSAKMAVSVTDFGGLSPSETGSYMATHTLHQHTALQTE, translated from the exons ATGGCGGAG gcTTCCTTGGGAAGTACAAGCCCAG ttggCTCTTTGTCATCGGAAGATCATGATTTCGACCCGACGGCGGAGATGCTGGTGCACGATTATGACGATGAGCAGACGTTAGAGGAGGAGGAAATGAGGGAATCAGACGGGAGCTCAGAAATAGCTGATCTGGAGAAG GAGGGGAATATGCCATTGGAAGAATTGTTGGCTTTGTACAGATATGAAGCAATGGACAATGCTCTTGGGGGGTCGAGTGCGGACAGTTCTTCTGTAGAGCTGACCGATGACCTGCCTGATATGACGTTGGATAAA GAAGAGATTGCTAAAGATCTTCTGTCTGGAGATGATGAAGAAACCCAGTCTTCTGCCGATGACCTCACACCGTCTGTGACGTCACACGAAACCAACGATTTCTTCCCTAGGACCCTTCGCT CTAACGCTGTTTATGACGGCGACAAAGAATCTGAAGGTGAAGATGAAGGTTTGAACCCTGAGGATTCTCGCAAG GAAATCATGGTGGGATCTAATTATCAGGCAGAAATTCCTGCTCTCAGCTGTTATAATGATGAAGATAAAG TTTATGAAGAAGAAGATCAGCTGCTGTGGCGGCCGGACAAGTTGTCCGAGTCTAAAATGAAAAGTTTCCTTCGGGATGCTGCTGTAGGTGTGGACGGAAAGATGCAGGCAAATGCAGATTGTTTTCTCGTCAAAGACAATGAGCAG GCCTTATATGAGCTTATGAAGTGTAACTACAATGTCCAAGAAGCTCTTGAACACCATCGAAGCAATGAGAAATCTACAAAGG GTGAGATGCTTCCATGGTCTGAAGAAGAATGCAGGAATTTTGAACATGCTCTTCTGTTATATGAAAAGAACTTCCACCTCATCCAGAAACACAAA GTCAATACAAGGACGGTGGCCGAGTGCGTTGCATTTTACTACATGTGGAAGAAGTCAGAACGATTTGACTTTTTTGTCCAGCAAAATCGATTTGGCAAAAAGAAGTTCAGCAGCTATCCCGGCATTAC GGACCTGATGGACCGGTTGGTGGATGAAGCCGAGGGTTTGGTGGATGGATCAGCATCTATTTGCTCCTCCAGTAGCGGCAGGACAGAACCTCCAACTGAACAACAATTGAACATCCTGAACTCCATCACAGCCAGTGACCTCTCTG CGTTGACAAGTACAGTTGCCTCTGTGTGCAATCCAGCAGACGTCAGCTGTCATGACTCCTACAACTTCCCTCCTCTGGACGGCCTGCACCGTGGATCCCTGAGCCATGACGAGCCGCTCAACTACTCTAGCAACGGAGATGGTGACTGCTTAAACCTGCTGGAGACCGGCTTCTATCATTCAGACCTGGGTCAGCTCAACGTGTGCGGAGACGACTGCGAGCGACCGCCTGCCAAGCGGCTGAAGATGGGTCTGTCTGAACCATTTATAAACGACGTGTCGGTGGGCAGCAGGAACATGGACTTTGAAAGCCGCAGGCACCACATAACAAGTGCCAAAATGGCGGTTTCTGTCACTGACTTTGGCGGATTGTCGCCCAGTGAGACCGGCAGCTACATGGCCACGCACACACTACATCAGCACACAGCGCTGCAGACAGAGTAA